One genomic window of Ornithorhynchus anatinus isolate Pmale09 chromosome 10, mOrnAna1.pri.v4, whole genome shotgun sequence includes the following:
- the OXGR1 gene encoding LOW QUALITY PROTEIN: 2-oxoglutarate receptor 1 (The sequence of the model RefSeq protein was modified relative to this genomic sequence to represent the inferred CDS: inserted 2 bases in 2 codons; deleted 2 bases in 1 codon; substituted 4 bases at 4 genomic stop codons) — protein MAISLCISFIHYYSSSENLLSGNFICNFILFGFHFILYGSILFLTYFNLFRYLMIIHPMSXTRXTVMVCAAVGIVSLPFIPXTLLITNKIPNXSSCFDLTSSENLSVVKXCNLLLTTNTFFLPLVFTTLCYTAIICILTRAPHTHSYYRQKSRRLAILPLLVFYICFLPSRVWRGIWFEYQLLSVSCYTENQIHDTXVDSRPLVALNRFGNLFLSAVLGNNFCQAFCSFSRCKSNI, from the exons ATGGCtatttccctctgcatctcctTTATCCACTACTATTCCAGCAGTGAGAACTTGTTA TCTGGCAACTTCATATGCAACTTTATCTTGTTTGGCTTCCATTTCATCTTGTATGGCAGCATCCTCTTCCTCACCTACTTTAACCTCTTCCGCTACTTGATGATCATTCACCCCATGA GAACAAGATAAACAGTGATGGTTTGTGCTGCAGTGGGAATCGTTTCCCTTCCTTTCATTC ATACCTTACTGATTACCAACAAAATTCCTAACTGATCCTCTTGCTTTGACTTAACTAGCTCAGAGAACCTCTCCGTTGTCAAATAATGTAATTTGCTTCTGACTACCAACACCTTCTTCTTACCCTTGGTGTTCACGACCCTCTGCTATACAGCAATTATCTGCATTTTAACTCGAGCACCTCATACTCACAGCTACTATAGGCAGAAATCTAGGAGACTTGCCATTCTCCCCCTACTGGTGTTTTACATCTGCTTTTTGCCCTCTCGTGTCTGGAGGGGCATTTGGTTTGAATATCAACTCCTTTCTGTTAGCTGCTACACTGAAAATCAAATTCATGATACTTAGGTGGATTCTAGGCCGTTAGTTGCCCTAAACAGGTTTGGTAACCTGTTCCTATCTGCTGTGTTAGGAAACAACTTCTGTCAGGCATTCTGCTCTTTTTCAAGGTGCAAATCAAACATTTAA